The following coding sequences lie in one Rutidosis leptorrhynchoides isolate AG116_Rl617_1_P2 chromosome 4, CSIRO_AGI_Rlap_v1, whole genome shotgun sequence genomic window:
- the LOC139842863 gene encoding uncharacterized protein, giving the protein MNVKQRRIYELICDSSSNNRTELVFVYGHGGTGKTFLWKAIIKCLRAKGKIVLVVASSGIASLLLPSGRTAHSRFKLPIDLTDESMCNVNKNTQMAKLLESTDLIVWGEASMNNKRCFEALDRSLRDILGNKNSPFGGKSMILGGDFKQTLPVHKKGKKSTIVRSCITSSYLWQEFKVFVLTENMRLMQPGLTPSEKERNTAFSAWLLDIGNGEVGTRDLEDPINSSWVQIPDTY; this is encoded by the coding sequence ATGAATGTGAAGCAGAGAAGAATCTACGAACTGATATGTGATTCTTCCTCGAACAACAGGACAGAGCTTGTGTTTGTTTATGGTCATGGTGGCACCGGTAAGACATTCTTATGGAAGGCCATAATCAAGTGTCTAAGGGCCAAGGGAAAGATTGTTCTTGTTGTGGCATCGTCCGGAATCGCATCTTTGTTACTGCCTTCGGGCAGAACAGCTCACTCTCGATTCAAACTACCTATTGACCTTACCGATGAGTCGATGTGCAATGTAAACAAAAACACACAAATGGCGAAACTACTTGAAAGCACAGATCTTATTGTGTGGGGTGAGGCATCGATGAATAATAAGCGATGCTTCGAAGCTCTTGATCGCAGCCTGCGAGACATTCTTGGTAACAAAAACTCGCCATTTGGAGGTAAGTCTATGATTCTCGGTGGTGACTTTAAACAAACATTACCCGTTCATAAAAAAGGAAAGAAATCGACTATAGTACGCTCTTGCATTACATCTTCATATTTGTGGCAGGAATTCAAGGTGTTTGTTCTTACTGAAAATATGCGCTTAATGCAGCCAGGGCTGACGCCATCGGAAAAGGAGAGAAACACTGCTTTCTCCGCCTGGTTACTGGATATTGGGAATGGCGAGGTTGGGACACGTGATTTGGAAGACCCGATTAATAGTAGTTGGGTACAAATTCCTGAcacctactga
- the LOC139842864 gene encoding uncharacterized protein: protein MYSHYLDALAICRVFGNLQFFVTFTCNVKWPEIARYLQPFPLLTASDRADIVARVFHFKVKQFVAFLKDGNPLGDFRGVLYTIEFQKRGLPHCHTLLWLYSSASSPISEIIDDYISAELPDPRTNLAGYAVVSATTMHGSCGIPNLRAPCMEGPTCTKNFPKKYNDKTFFDVDGRAHYRRRNTGVYTTRSGVHLDNSYVVPYNRLLCMTFQAHINVECCGSTTLIKYLFKYISKGTDRITARISKPVGSNNRVRPQVSQPVDEVQNFIDARFICSHETCWRIFNFPIHHREPAVQILHLAYLDFPSEFVWYQAQKSWKRRVNINKSSIGRMSYIHPSFGEAFFLRMLLYHQKGCTSFVDIRTVNQVEYQTYRSACVAAGLLGDDKEWTIVLEEASASATASQLGSLFAHILVYSEVSNSLALWEKHWEMMSDDIPLRAAASLKMAKLHINRDDLRNYVLYEVEILLNQCGKTLSDFALPSLPDDLLLDLANRLIMEERTMIVNRLMRI, encoded by the exons CAGACCGTGCTGATATTGTCGCGAGAGTTTTTCACTTCAAAGTCAAACAATTTGTCGCTTTTTTAAAAGACGGGAACCCACTGGGTGACTTTAGAGGAG TTCTGTATACCATTGAGTTCCAGAAAAGAGGGTTGCCCCATTGTCACACATTGTTGTGGTTGTATTCCTCAGCCTCATCACCTATAAGCGAAATAATAGATGATTACATATCTGCCGAACTTCCTGACCCGAGAACTAACCTCGCTGGTTATGCAGTGGTCTCCGCGACTACGATGCATGGGTCCTGTGGCATTCCCAACTTACGTGCACCGTGCATGGAAGGGCCCACTTGCACAAAAAATTTCCCAAAAAAATACAACGACAAAACCTTCTTTGATGTTGATGGTCGTGCACACTACCGAAGGCGTAATACTGGTGTGTATACAACGCGTTCCGGGGTCCATCTCGATAACAGCTATGTAGTTCCTTACAACAGACTACTTTGTATGACTTTCCAAGCTCATATAAATGTTGAGTGCTGTGGATCAACAACCCTGATCAAATACCTGTTTAAGTACATTTCAAAGGGTACCGACCGCATTACTGCTCGCATATCCAAACCAGTTGGTAGTAACAACCGTGTGAGGCCACAAGTCTCTCAACCAGTAGATGAAGTTCAGAATTTTATAGATGCCCGTTTCATTTGCTCGCATGAGACTTGCTGGCGTATTTTTAACTTCCCAATTCATCATCGTGAACCGGCAGTTCAGATCCT GCACCTGGCATATTTGGATTTCCCATCTGAATTTGTTTGGTATCAAGCACAGAAAAGCTGGAAACGTAGGGTGAATATTAACAAGTCTTCGATTGGAAGGATGTCATACATACATCCCTCATTCGGAGAGGCTTTTTTCCTAAGAATGCTTTTGTACCATCAAAAGGGGTGCACAAGCTTTGTAGATATTAGAACCGTGAACCAAGTTGAATACCAGACATACCGTTCTGCTTGCGTGGCCGCTGGGCTTCTtggtgatgataaagaatggactaTAGTACTGGAGGAAGCATCGGCATCCGCCACTGCTTCTCAGTTGGGGTCACTTTTTGCACACATTCTGGTGTATTCCGAAGTCTCGAATTCGCTTGCTCTTTGGGAAAAGCACTGGGAAATGATGTCTGACGACATACCTTTGCGAGCAGCGGCCTCTCTAAAGATGGCGAAGCTGCACATAAACAGAGATGACCTTCGTAATTATGTTCTTTATGAGGTTGAAATCCTCCTAAACCAGTGTGGAAAGACACTCAGCGACTTCGCATTGCCATCTCTGCCAGATGACCTTCTACTAGATCTTGCAAATCGTTTGATCATGGAGGAGAGAACTATGATCGTGAATCGCTTAATGAGGATTTGA